One genomic region from Hemitrygon akajei unplaced genomic scaffold, sHemAka1.3 Scf000069, whole genome shotgun sequence encodes:
- the LOC140722092 gene encoding uncharacterized protein has protein sequence HESVHAGVRPFICSDCGKRFTRSSHLKVHQSVHTGERPFTCSDCGKGFTHSSYLRRHRVVHSGERRFSCSDCGKGFNRSYDLQKHQQVHTGERPFTCSVCEKGFTRPFDLQRHQRVHTGERPFTCSVCGKGFTFASHLQTHQSVHSGERPFSCSVCGKTFTQSSNLHRHQRVHSGERPFTCSDSGKGFARSSNLLRHQRVHTG, from the coding sequence CACGAGTCAGTTCACGCTGGGGTGCGGcccttcatctgctcagactgtgggaagcgattcactcgatcatctcatctgaaggttCATCAgagtgttcacactggggagaggcctttcacctgctcagactgtgggaagggattcactcattcatcctacCTGAGGAGACACCGGGTAGTTCACTCTGGGGAGAGGcgattctcctgctccgactgtgggaagggattcaatcgatcATACGACCTACAGAAGCAccaacaagttcacactggggagaggccgttcacctgctcagtctgtgagaagggattcacgcgGCCATTCGACCTAcaaagacaccagcgagttcacactggggagaggccgttcacctgctcagtctgcgggaaaggattcactttcgCATCtcacctacagacacaccagtcagttcactccggggaaaggccattcagctgctcagtctgtgggaagacattcactcagtcatctaacctacacagacaccagcgagttcacagtggggaacggccgttcacctgctcagacagtgggaagggattcgcgCGGTCATCTaatctactgagacaccagcgagttcacactgggtag